The window TGCTTGACAAGTTGAGGTGCTGCATCCCCAAGGACAACTTGTCGATGTTGCTAGGAAGGCTTCCGGTCAATTCATTGTTTGACAGGTCAAGGAATTGCAAAGCTGAGCAATTGTAGAGCACTGTGGGGAAATCACCGGTGAGGTTGTTGTAAGAGAGGTCTAAGTACTTCAGGTTCTTAAGGCTACAAATAGAAGCTGGGATTGGATTGGCTATTTGGAAGCTCTGGAAGGAGAGGGACGTAACCTGGCCATCTGTACAAGCAACTCCTACCCAATCACAGTAACCAAAAGAATTAGAACTTCTCACCTCCCATGAGCTGAATGCAGCAGGTCTACCCCAATGCCGCTTGATGGTCAGAAGCGTttggagctcgccgccgtcatcaAGCTCCGCACTggagccggagaagaagaggagcagTAGTAACAAAAGATTATCGGTACTATTGGTCATTTTTTGTTACTAGTTACGAGTGGTGATGCTTGTTTAATGTGGACTTGTGAGACTGACTTGGAGAGTGAGAAGCTACCAATTTCAGTACGTATGCAGTACGCTAGTGCAGACTTGCAGCTGGCCGTCTCTAGTCTTTACCGTGTGTGCTGGGGCTATGTTGGTCAAGGTCATCGATAATGCAAAAGGACAGTTTGAGCTCGACATATTTTTCCACATAAATAATTGATATTTGATAATGGTATTCAAGAatactactcccttcatcctaaaatataagcatttttaaaataatgctAAGTCaaacaattttaattttgaccattaatagtgaaaaaaataaaaaagatcattttaaattgatgctactagatttatcattaaacaaaatatcataatatatatatctttttatttaaaacgacttaattttatagatattattggtcaGAGTAGCGTCTCAAAGATTGTTTTAAGgtcaaaaatgcttatattttgggacggtgtGAGTACCATTTTATGATTTGCAATCTGATAATGACATAAGTTTCAGGCTTTCAGATgaataaggccctgtttagttcccaaacaaaaacttttcactctatcacattgaatgtttggacGCATACATggattattaaatatagataaaaaactaattacatagattgcgtataaattgcgagacgaatcttttaagcctcattgctccatgatttgacaatgtgatgctacaataaacatttgctaatggtgaattaattaggcttaataatttCGTCATGCAGTTTACAAGCGGAATCTGTAATAtgttttgtaattagtctacgtttattacttcaaatgtgttcccgtatatccgatgtgacacaccaaaacttttcgtctcgcaaactaaacagggcctaagaacCTGATTCTCTAAAGTAGATATTTTTTTGagcgactcgcacgagacgatgcgaagttctattgataaagcagaaaaaaaaattacaagattacattCCTAgaaggtcgtaaccaggaaaaagagaaaaaatataccaccaccaaCACACAGGTCCGAGAGAAGACTAGCACCGAACCGGttgccgctaagcgtgaccgaccgccgctaggccaacaaaggaacacagacGAAAATGCCCAAAAACGCCCTTACAACCAACACAAAGCCTAACTCTATCTAGAGTGTGCTTGCACCAATCGTTCGAGTGGTTTCGACAAGGAGATGCCTAAACGATGTCTCCAAGGAGAGAAGCGATGGAAAACCACTGCCGCCGTCCGTCAAGGACTCAAAAGAGTcaagactgggctttcgcccggcaaaCACCCTTAAGGGATGAGacggcacgacaacgcccttAGGAGGGGGAATGAACCATTGTTGTCGGTCCGGCAAAGgccgggctgggttttcacccgccgctcatCACCTGCAAGTCCATGGTTGTCGCACCAATGCTTTACCACCACTCAACctctgctgacatgtgggaccactgcACCGGTGCCCCCTCCAGCCAGCCTTCGTGTACCCAAGACCGCGCCACACCCCCGGCAGCTCCATATCGCACCGTGGTTGCCTCCTTTACTGCCGGCCGCACCTCATCGTGCTGCGCCGGCCTCCaccaccggacgcgcctctcgcgccagtTCGGCCTCCCGCCATCGGTAACGCCTCTCGCTCCAAgcgggcctcctcgccgccggccacgcctcTTGCGCCTTACTGGCCTCCactgccatcggctgcgcctctctgcACCAAGCTGGCCTCCGACCCCTCCAATCGCTACCACGCCGGCCAGGTGCGGCCGTCTGCCACACCCCCGGTTAGCTGTCCGAGACTGCCATGCCTCCTCCAACCGTAGATacggtcaccaccaccgcagccgctgctgccaaCGGACACCTCGCCGCCGACTAGCCGtagccccctcgccgccgtccagcCGCGACCGTCGCCACGAGCTCCGCGCCGCTATCACCACCGTGAGTGCACCCCGTTGCCAcagccgccggcagccgccgtTTCCGTCGACCAGCCACCGTGCTGTCGCCGCCGTCCAaccgctgccgccaccatcgccacaAGCTCCACGCCGTTGCCACCGTCACCGTCACCACGAAGTCTGCGCCGTTGCGACCGACACCGTCGCCgcagctccgccgcgccgctaCCGCTGCAACCTCGCCCTGCACCAGATCCGTCCTCAGGGGGCCGGATCCGCTTTCGGCGTGACCGAGTCCTGCCCGCTgtcgccatcctcgccgccatcttcatccccgccgccgacggatcccctctcttctccttcatcgccaccaccttcatactccaccgccaccactgccaaccgccgccgcctcatcacACTACCCTGCCGCCGGCTGTGTCCCTGCAAGATCCGACTGCGACGGCCCGGATCTGGGCGGCCTTCACCATCCCGCACGGTCCCCCACCGTTGGCGAGTGAGAGAAACGaagccctgccgccgccgtccttgcggccgctcgggcggcggcgaggcggaggaggaaagAGGGGGAGCGGACGATGGCGGTGGTTTCTGCCTCCCGTATCGCCCGTAAGGGAGGATGACGCGGGGGCCAGTTAAGTACTAATTCTTCACCAAAGCACACAATAATCTGTCTAAATCAGATATTGGTGGATCCGTTATTGAAACTTCCGAAGAATGTAAATCCAAGGAACAAGCAGAAACTAAAGCCGACAAAGATAAGTCTAAAGACTATAATAATATAAGTATTGCATATCAGAATGTGTAACAATTTGGTTGCTGACCGAGATTGGCTCTGTGCTCATGAGATTGGTCTCCTCCGCGCCCATGTAACTCTAGCCGCGCGTATGTGCTTTGGTAAATCACAGGGGGCAGTTAAGTCTTCTTCCCTCtctaaattcattttttattttcttctaaatctattcctatacaaTAGGGCCAAATAACAACTtcgatttaaaaaaaataagatcaaataagcaaagttaaaaatgtAGGGTCAAATGTGTATAGTTATAGTTAGACTTTAAAATATGGACAAAAGATCAATTGTCCCATATCTGGCACTATAAACGTTATTAAGAAGGAAAATATATCACGTACAAACCTGAAAGCTACCGTTGGATTTAAAAATGAACGTATGAGATTTATCCACGTCATCaatagtaaaatttttactcatgatTAAATCCgcaagtaaaatttttactctaaATAACGTGGATAAATATCAGGTGTCCTTTTATTTTATCCAAGgttgttttcaagttttcacGACATGTGATTATCACATATTTTCCAGAACAttaattcatgcatgcatgatgcatccatTGATGGcatcagcattttatttccaaAACGAACAGAGTACGATACTTAATTAATGCCTTCTTTATTGGTTGATTGATCAGCTTATTATCACACAAACGATATGATGCATCGATCGAGATCTGATCAAATGGCCGGTGGCGATGGTAATGGGCAGTTGACCTGGCAGGCCTCGAGACTCTGGTAGCATTGCCCGTCGCTGACCTCACAACACCAGCAGTTCTTGCAGAGGTCTGGTCGCTTTGCACATAGCGGCCCAGGTGGTATGTTGATCTTCTCTCCCAACATGTCACCATTGCTCCGGcctattaaatattaattaattaattacaacgTCAAAACAATAATTAAATCATTAGCACAGACACATATGTATGCTATGGTGAAAATGATGGTTAAATGGAACTTGCACAAAGAATATAGAAACAAATTGCTCAAAGAATCCCTTCTATATTCATGAATTTTATCTTATCTTTACATGTCCTTGCGTTTTTTTTATCTCCTTTATATCTATTCTATTAGTTGACTGTTAGATTTtttcaaaatgacttatatgtCATACGTACTTATGCTTTCTACTTTGTAAACATAATCTAAAAAGAATTGTGATAAAATCAAACTGGACATAATTATGACCCCAAATAtagaaaatagtttttttttacgaatTTGATGAAACACATACAAAAGATTCACCAAGAAACTGAAAAGGCAAAGTTTTTTTCAGTTGGGTTTAAATTTCAGTggaaacatttaaaaatatttacaaatattaAATTTTTGGTCTGCtccatttgtttttttcttttcataaacGAATCTTTTTCACCTtgaagctactccctccgtttcatcaggttataagacttttatagcaaacatctatatgaatgtagacaatgctagaaagtcttataatataaaacagaggaagtatgcTAATTATTATTTCTAAAAGAGTCTAACGGTTAACTCGCAGTCGACTAGCTAGATGTATATAGGACGGTCATATGGTGCTTTAAGGTGTCTGGGCTTCAAGGGTTTAGAATGCACGGATTGGAAATTGGAATCCAAAATAATCAAGAACTCAGACACGTAAGGAACGAAACAAAATTTAGGGGAAAAATTTAATTGAAaactccgaggaacctaaggaaTTTTCTGTATATATATTGATCAGTATTCTCGAGACTAATTAAAAAGATGTTTGGACTTTGATTTAAGCCACCCCCAAAACCATATACATACGCCATCGATCTTAATTAAGGTCCACATGCACCAGTGCTAATCCATTTTGGCGTTGAGTTTTCTGCTGCAGGTGAATCTGCACTACACTAACACCTACATCAACAGAGGCTTTTGAACCACGAACAATTAATGGCATCAACAATTCTGGTCAATAATCCACCCTTTGTTCTACCCTATTTTGCATAAGATTTATTAGGTGTTCATGCTAAGAGATCCTTTTCGAATCATTAAGTTCACCTCCACCAAAAGAAACAAAGTCAATTAACAATATATGTGGAGATAAACTAAGGGCACTCAACGTTCCATCTCATCTAATTTTTATAGTGTTAAATGCATTTTCATGTAAAACAAAAACCGAGGTATCTAAAAAGTTAATGAGGAGAGATGAAAAAAGATGAAGAAATCATTAGTAAGAAACTACCTCTACACATAAATCAAGAATGAAaacaatagataaaaaaaaaggagagataaGAGAGGTGATTGGATGAGAGTTTATGTTGAACCAACCACACCCGCTGagtatatagttttttttttgaacgacggCAATGCTTGCCATTCATTGAATAAAGCAGGGAGCAATATTTACATGTAAGGAGAAAAGGTAATATTTACAAAGATCGAATAGACACTAAGGCAATATCTGCACTAGGCGTTTGGCTCCCGCCGTAGCCCAGAGTCGATAATTTCTAATTAGGATTGCCCTTACATTGCACTGCAGGAACAGCAGCGCATCCGAtgatcagcagcagcagaaacagCAACCGAGAATCGACGTTCTTCATCTCCATTATTTGTGGTCTGATTTTTGCAGGGCTCGATGATCTTTTAGAGAAGAATATAATCTGCAGGCTCTCGTACTGGACGAGTAGATGATCTATTTATATAGAGGCCTCGTGAATAGTGTTAATTATcgcaatttttttagataatgttaATTATCGTAATTGATGCTGGCTATAAATAGATAATTGTAACCCGAGCCGGTATTTCTGTAATTAGAGACAATTGATGCCGTTTATTATTAGCAAGGCTGATATATAATGCTGCCTGTTGCGTTTGCTGGACTGATTTCTTTCTGTTTTCTCGACAAGTTCCATAAGAATATCTTGACAGCAATGGAAAGTAGGCGTAATGGGCCAAGACAGAATGTTAGCCTTGGGCTGTTGGGCCTTGGGGCCGAGGACGTGTTCATACCAGTTAATCCGTCCATACATTTATActataaaattttgattttcacAGCATTACTCACCCTTAATAATTTTATAGACCGATAAAGCTGCAAAATGGACACGTCGCTAATTGTTGTCTTTCGAATCATGTCTTTACTCTTGCAGTGGAAGATGCTACGACGTACTACATCCTTATGAACAATGCAGCCCTGGAGCAGGGATTGTAATTTTAGTttcaaaatttccgaaattcTGGTAATTTCGGAAAGAGAGAATctattatatgccactgagtttATTACAGATCTATGAgttgccactgactttatcacattctacaatatgccaccGATTTTTGCTTAaattctacgatttaccatcgccgtccggttaTCCTCCATTAGCACCGTACAATTTTgcccaaatgaccaaaatactcCTAGAAAAAAACTTCCGAAATTTgaataaaaattctaaaatatcatattataaacataagattgtaaatatccaaaatttggcaaaaacttaaaatccgatatttcaaaatttttgaaagtttctgtcccaggggtattttggtcatttcgataaatttgtacagtactaacggagactaactCAGTGAACAtaaaagttaagcaaaagtcgatggcgatggtaaatcgtagaagttaagcaaaagtcgatgatATATTGTAAAACGTAACAAAATCAATGGTATATCATAGACCTgtgataaagtcagtggcatataatggattctctctttCGAAAACCCTCTCGGCAAGTCAATATCTCGGTCGATATTTTCGggttttctcaatttttttgtgaatttaatcaaaattttagaaaatttcAGCCAATAAAACCTAAATTTCGGTTCTATAAAAATGGCCGAAATTTTAGCCgaaatcaaaattgaaaacCCTGTCCTAGAGACACTTATCAGTCATGTTCAAACGACAATAGCATCACTGTTTGCATTTATCAAAGTAGTTCTGGTAGGTGTTCTTTTTGCTAGGTACTCCAGTACATACCTCACAGGGGAGGCTCCTGCACTCCTGCTTATAGCTAGCTCTGTTGTTTCTACCTCTTAATtagctttcatttttttttatgatgagATGGATTGAAACCAGACTCTACATCCATAGAGCGGTTGTACAGTTGTACACAGCCAATTTTGCTTTCATATATGGAACATGTTATTTGAGTTTTGCATACCTGTTTAGGGTGTAAGCGAGTAGTCAGATTATCATCCCCTAAACATGTGATCATGTTAAGCAGGTAACCCCAGCAAAATCTAGATGGCTTTCAATAAAAAGCTAGGTCTTTATTACCTTtattcttaaaagaaaaaaaacatagacgTAGGCCACGATGCACATTAGCCACTCAATACCATTGCCCACACACCATAGCTCCTACAAGGCTACGACGAATAAAGTAGATGGAGCTTGATATGAATGTGTGTGTGCATCTCTGCCTCTCTGGCCTTGAACTAACATGCAAAATACAGAGTAACATATAAAATACTCAGGTGGTTTTGTGTTTAACAATATGTTGGAATCAATCCAGATAGTTGGTTCCTAGAAAGATCCAGCCTGACAAGGTTGGCGAGCTTGGACATGTCTGGAGGTAGCATGCCAGagaacaaattatttttcgctAAAAATCTATGGAGTCCAGTTGCAGAAGATGTTGGAATTGCACCAGAGAACCTATTGTTTCCTATCTAAATCTACGAGATGTTGGATGATATCTAACTTGGCAGAGTACCGGTGAAGTTGTTTCCTCCAATCATAACTATGGTAAGCATCGCACACGACCATATTTTCTCTGGGAAGTCCCCAACAAAGTGGTTGTTGGATGCCTTGATAATGTGGATGGTGTCGCAGTCCCCGAGGCTCACCGGAAACACTCCATGGCACGTGAATAGCCGAAGGTCGGTAAGATTCGGCAGCATTCCAACACCACTTGGGATTTGTCCAACGAGGTTGTTGTAGTACAAGTATagaattttcaagttcttcaagTTCACAATATCTTCTGGTATTGATCCGGTGAGCTTGTTGATGGACAAATCAAGCTCCTGCAATTTGAGAGCTGAGATGTCAGAACCAATCTCACCAATGAAATTGTTTCCGGAGAGGAACAACATCTCGAGCTTCTGAAGCTTCCATATCCACTTTGGGATTTTTTCCTTCCAACTTATTTATTGATATGTCCAATAGCTCGAGCTCTGTCAATGCTGACAGAACATTAGGGATGTTACCAATCAGGTTCATCCATGATAGCCACAGATATGTCAGCTTAGTCAGCTTGCCAAACTCGTTTGGAATTAGACTAGCCTTGAACGGATTATATGCCAATGTTAGCATCTCAAGCTCCACGAGACCTCCAATGGCAGCACCCTGATAGGTCCCATTGAAATTGTTACTGTCAAGCACCAGCGACTTGAGCTTGGAAAACCGACCAATAGCCGATGGCAGGTCGCCGATGAAAGAATTTCTTGACAGGTTGAGGTGCTGCATCCCCAAGGACAGCTTGTCAACATGTTCCGGAAGTTTGCCAGTGAACTCATTGTTGGACAGGTCAAGGAACTGCAAAGCTGAGCAACTGTAGAGCGCCGTAGGGAACTCACCGGTGAGATTGTTGAAAGAGAGGTCTAAGTACTTCAGGTTCTTGAGGCTACAAATAGAAGCTGGGATTAGATTGGCTATTTGGAAGTTGTGGAAGGAGAGGGATGTAACCTGGCCATTTCTACAACCAATTCCTGCCCAATTACAGTGACTGAAAGAACTGGAGTTTCTCACTTCCATGAGCTGAGTGCAGCAGGGCTACCCCAATCTCTCTTGATGGTTAGAAGTGTttggagctcgccgccgtcatcgaGCTCAGCACCGGACCCcaagaagaagaggagcagTAGTAATAAAATATTACTAGTATTATTATTGGACATTTTTCGTTAGCCTTTACGAGTGGTGATTGCTTGTTTAATGAGTACTCAGTGAGGCTGTGACTTGGAGAGTGAGTGAGAATCTCTCAGTTGATGATCACTAATTAATCAGTGTACGTATGCAGTACGCTACTGCAGACTTGAAGCTTGGTGTCTAGTCTTTACCGTGTGTTTAGGGGCTATATTGGTCAAGGTCTTCGATAATACACAACTACGCAAGGACAGTACAGCTTGACAGATATTTCCACTTAAATAATTGATCAGTTTGTATTGATCTTCTGGCTGATGCTCTTCAATGATATCATTTTACGATTTGCAATCTGATACTGACACAACAGACTAGAAAGCACGTCCAGAGGGTTATACTCCGACGAACAAGAACCAAGTGTTTGTTCCAGTGATTTGCAATTTCGAAACGAAATTTCGCCCTCCACCGATCAACGGCAAGCACAAATCTCGTCTAAAATTTTCGGTTgttatccatttttttttcgaatttggTTAAAGTTCCTTCAAAATCATTCAACATTcgtcaaattttcaaataatttcggcTAAGAAATTTcttcccccccccacccccacgcgAAAAAAACCAAACTTCGAGATTGCAAACCTTGATTTGTTCGTTAGGTAGATCGATAATACCCAAGCATATATTGGTGTATCCATGAATGAAACTTCCCAAAGAAACGTAAATGTAAAGAACAAGCAGAAACTAGCTAGAGCCGACAAAGATAGAAGATAGGTCTAAAGACTAAGACTACAATATTAGAGCCTCACCGGTGGCACATACTCCCTTATAAGCTAAAACGACTTATTAGAGAAtacaaattaatttatagataaaacttttgTATATTTGTTCGTAGCGACTAAAAACCTAACGCTAAAAAGaaattacgttgaaaatattttaaaaccaacttcaaaatcaagtttaaaattttaaattttaacttttgcTTTGACTTATTAGGCTAACCGTTGGAGCtcttacaaatataataatatcataatGACAGAATGTATAACAATTCGGTCATTGACCGACTGGCGCTCCGTACTCATTCCATGACTCGTGCATTGAGAAAGTTCATCGACAGATTACAGATAGACTTGAAAACTTAATACGCCGGCCATTTTGAGATCGTTCTTCATTGTGTACTTGATGGTGAAATAATTACGCTAGCACAGTGGCAAACGGGGTAGGGCTATGAGTCGCGCTATTTAATTAACCTAGACGAAGTGCGGAGTCATATACTCGCtctatcctataatataaaaaaatagaataaatataagacattttctaatactataaatctactagaaaatatctcatcataataggttcttatattttgggcaAAGTGAGTAG of the Oryza sativa Japonica Group chromosome 2, ASM3414082v1 genome contains:
- the LOC107278718 gene encoding LOW QUALITY PROTEIN: receptor-like protein 52 (The sequence of the model RefSeq protein was modified relative to this genomic sequence to represent the inferred CDS: inserted 1 base in 1 codon; deleted 1 base in 1 codon; substituted 3 bases at 3 genomic stop codons) codes for the protein MSNNNTSNILLLLLLFFLGSGAELDDGGELQTLLTIKRDWGSPAALSSWXVRNSSSFSHCNWAGIGCRNGQVTSLSFHNFQIANLIPASICSLKNLKYLDLSFNNLTGEFPTALYSCSALQFLDLSNNEFTGKLPEHVDKLSLGMQHLNLSRNSFIGDLPSAIGRFSKLKSLVLDSNNFNGTYQGAAIGGLVELEMLTLAYNPFKASLIPNEFGKLTKLTYLWLSWMNLIGNIPNVLSALTELELLDISINKLEGKIPKWIWKLQKLEMLFLSGNNFIGEIGSDISALKLQELDLSINKLTGSIPEDIVNLKNLKILYLYYNNLVGQIPSGVGMLPNLTDLRLFTCHGVFPVSLGDCDTIHIIKASNNHFVGDFPEKIWSCAMLTIVMIGGNNFTGTLPSXISSNISXIXIGNNRFSGAIPTSSATGLHRFLAKNNLFSGMLPPDMSKLANLVRLDLSRNQLSGLIPTYC